In the Ignavibacteriales bacterium genome, AACGGATATAATCTTAATGAGTTGAAAAAGACCGCAGCCGAACTGCTTCCCGACTCGCCTTTCCTGTATGACGAGGAAACGCTCACCGATAGACCGGAAAGATTTTTCGTAGCTGAGATCATTCGGCAAAAGATACTCCAGCTTCTGCACGAAGAGATCCCTTACAGCACTTTCATTAATATCGTTGAATTCAAAGAGAGGGAAAAAGGTAAAGACTTCATCAGCGCCGAGATCATCGTCGAAAAAGAATCTCAGAAATCGATCGTGATAGGCAGAAAAGGCTCGATGCTCAAAGATATCGGGCAGGCATCTCGAAAGTCCATAGAAAAATTCCTCGGTAAGCAGGTCTTTCTCGAACTATTCGTAAAAGTAAGAAAGGACTGGCGAAAAAGCGAAAACTTTTTAAAAGACAAATTTAATTAGATCAAAGAAGCCAGAACTCTCTGGTTTCCGACCGGCTGACATCTCCCGTTTTTCGGGCATCCTTTTTTACGAAGGCATCGACGTTTGGGTATGCTCCCTGCTTTTCTACATACCATTGACACCTGTTCCCTCTTAACATTCCATAACTATTCTCTACCGGCTTAGTCACATTAATACTGTTAGTTACTATGTGAAAATTCCCAAACGTGGATATGAATGAAACAATATAAATGCCCGATCCGAAATCCATTCCATAAGAAAAGAGCAAAGTTGAATCATAATGAACGTCCTCTTTATCCGGGGAAAGAAGTTTAACACCTCCCCCGCCGGATTCCGATGAATTTTTCGGATCAGAGTTGATCGTCAGGTTATTTATGATCTCACCGGGATTTGACTTTGACAGATCAATTTTCTCTGTTGAGTTCAAACCCTTGAATAAAGTGACTATATATTGAGAATACAACTCATAACCCGTTTTTGTGTTTTCCATAAAGGCAACGATGCCGGTTATACTTTCTTTGGCAATGGGCCATTCTACGGTAATTGAAACAGAGGTACTTCCCTTTCTGAGTAATTTCTCTTTTGAGACGTGAAAATCATTACATAAAAATTTTACAACGATGGTCTTACCTTCCGGGATTTTGGGAAATTGGAATGTTACTGTCTGAATATTACTGAGCTTTCTTTTTTTCTGTACACCAAACAAATGTAGTTCGGGTTCTTTAGTAACGAGGTCTTCGTACCTGACAGCTACCGCGGCAAGAGTATCCACTACAGTAAGGGTATAGGGTGTTTTTTTGACTCTGACCGAGAAAGAACCGTCTT is a window encoding:
- a CDS encoding carboxypeptidase regulatory-like domain-containing protein, with amino-acid sequence MKTTILTAFFVFTATVTLAQVTVKGVVVDGRNFPVPGAQINVEGGGSTSTDKDGSFSVRVKKTPYTLTVVDTLAAVAVRYEDLVTKEPELHLFGVQKKRKLSNIQTVTFQFPKIPEGKTIVVKFLCNDFHVSKEKLLRKGSTSVSITVEWPIAKESITGIVAFMENTKTGYELYSQYIVTLFKGLNSTEKIDLSKSNPGEIINNLTINSDPKNSSESGGGGVKLLSPDKEDVHYDSTLLFSYGMDFGSGIYIVSFISTFGNFHIVTNSINVTKPVENSYGMLRGNRCQWYVEKQGAYPNVDAFVKKDARKTGDVSRSETREFWLL